Proteins from one Microtus pennsylvanicus isolate mMicPen1 chromosome 7, mMicPen1.hap1, whole genome shotgun sequence genomic window:
- the Gstm3 gene encoding glutathione S-transferase Mu 3, producing MSTKSSMVLGYWDIRGLAHAIRMLLEYTDTSYEEKRYTCGEAPDYDRSQWLDVKFKLDLDFPNLPYLMDGKNKITQSNAILRYIARKHNMCGETEEEKIRVDIMENQIMDFRMQLVRLCYNSDHESLKPQYLEQLPAQLKQFSLFLGKCSWFAGEKLTFVDFLTYDVLDQNRMFEPKCLDEFPNLKAFMCRFEALEKIAAFLQCDRFFKMPINNKMAKWGNKCLC from the exons ATGTCGACTAAATCGTCTATGGTTCTGGGTTACTGGGATATCCGCGGG CTGGCTCATGCCATCCGCATGCTCCTGGAGTATACTGATACCAGCTATGAGGAGAAACGGTATACGTGTGGGGAAG CTCCCGACTATGATAGGAGCCAATGGCTGGACGTGAAATTCAAGCTAGATCTGGATTTTCCTAAC CTGCCCTACCTTATGGACGGGAAGAACAAGATCACCCAGAGTAACGCCATCTTGCGGTACATCGCGCGCAAGCACAACATGT GTGGGGAGACTGAAGAAGAGAAGATAAGAGTGGACATCATGGAGAACCAGATAATGGACTTCCGCATGCAGCTGGTTCGGCTCTGCTACAATTCTGACCAC GAAAGCCTGAAGCCTCAGTACTTGGAGCAGCTCCCTGCACAGCTGAAGCAATTCTCCTTGTTCCTGGGGAAGTGCTCATGGTTTGCAGGGGAAAAG CTTACCTTTGTGGACTTCCTCACCTATGATGTCCTGGACCAGAACCGGATGTTTGAGCCCAAGTGCCTGGATGAGTTCCCAAATCTGAAGGCTTTCATGTGCCGTTTTGAG GCTTTGGAGAAAATTGCTGCATTCCTGCAGTGTGACCGCTTCTTCAAAATGCCAATCAACAACAAAATGGCCAAATGGGGCAACAAGTGCTTATGCTGA